From one Mytilus trossulus isolate FHL-02 chromosome 10, PNRI_Mtr1.1.1.hap1, whole genome shotgun sequence genomic stretch:
- the LOC134686435 gene encoding uncharacterized protein LOC134686435, whose translation MRFDILFESFVFIVWSVKANETDSDLYIRLLKLEKLFQRQEIQMNDLTVTVDQQQREINRLNQIIDSRNDESIHMNVVNVREKSQSGVDTFLNTSDTIKRSKYNAERQIIRSKRLLVGENIPAQPSTIAFYAYLSKDEYNIGTHHGLVFDAVITNYGNGYNKHIGAFVAPQSGVYVLALTIFPNRGTLTAVHILRNSDVVGDIFADMRGTSVYTLSGSTGIAVVTMNKGDSASVRTSSVHPSTGAFISDSNMKTSFAGWKIGDL comes from the exons ATGCGATTCGACATCttatttgaaagttttgtttttattgtgtggTCTGTAAAGGCAAATGAGACGGATTCCGATCTTTATATTAGGCTTCTGAAACTAGAAAAACTGTTTCAAAGACAAGAAATTCAAATGAATGACCTTACGGTGACTGTTGATCAACAACAGAGAGAAATAAACCGACTTAATCAAATTATAGACTCGCGAAATGACGAGAGTATACACATGAATGTTGTGAACGTTCGTGAAAAGTCGCAATCTGGAGTGGATACTTTCCTAAATACAAGTGACACAATTAAACGAAGCAAATATAATGCGGAAAGACAAATCATCAGAT ccAAACGATTATTAGTTGGAGAAAACATACCAGCGCAGCCatctacaattgctttttatgCTTACCTTAGTAAGGACGAATACAACATTGGAACGCACCATGGGCTAGTTTTTGATGCTGTCATAACAAATTACGGAAATGGATACAATAAACATATCGGAGCATTCGTCGCACCACAGTCTGGAGTATATGTATTAGCTCTTACAATTTTTCCAAATAGGGGAACACTAACTGCAGTTCACATTTTACGCAATAGCGATGTTGTTGGTGATATATTTGCCGACATGAGAGGAACAAGCGTCTATACATTAAGTGGATCAACAGGGATAGCTGTCGTCACCATGAACAAAGGGGATTCCGCATCTGTAAGAACAAGTTCCGTCCATCCATCGACAGGCGCCTTTATCAGCgattcaaacatgaaaacatcTTTTGCAGGTTGGAAAATTGGAGATTTGTAA